The genomic region AAGTTGGCTAGGGTGTTGAAATGGCCAGAGAGAAAATACTCCCTGCAAAGGGTGTTATTTCTCTAGGCATTTCAACCACCAAACTTGATTCCTTTTGAGCCCATGCAACCCAGGATTCCCAGGATAAATTTGATTGGGGAAAATGTAGAAATCACGAACTCAATGACTTTAGTGTGTCCACACAACCCGGGCGCATCGAGGAGAAGAGCTAATTAAAACACTAACTCACGCAGTGAAAACACTAACTCATGCAATGAAAACACTAACTTATTcgtttattcattaatttttttggcataattgtaaaaaaaaccaTCAATGTTTGGGGGCTTTTGGTTTTGTGCccttaacctttttattttttgattgacaCCCTCAACATTacgattttttcaaaaatcaacccaCTTTTAACGGTCAACTTACGTTGACCGTTAATTAAACTGTAGGTCAACATAGTAGCccatgtggcatgccacataaGCGCACGACATCATATATGACGTCAtctatttaactttttttttcattttgtttccattctctttcttcttctctctttctcttttcccctcTAACTATTGATTCCAGCCATGGATTTTTTTATCAGGTTTTGACCGATTGACTCTATTCTCATCTCTGATTCTTTTGTGGGTTTCCTCATTTTTAAAAACCCAATTTCAAAAACTaatcaaaactcaaaataaaccaacaaaataaacaaaatttgatcTCTAAATAATTGGTTTTTGAAAACCCAATAGTATAAACTAAATAGATTTTGATGACAGTAAATGAattagaaagagaaaaaaaagaaactgtTAATAAAGAGAACAAGTTATTAATAGCCCATTCCAATCATATACATATAGTTAAAACCTAAAATCATTCAGTTGCAAAGCTAATAAAAAACTCGAAACTGAAGTTAGAACATTGCTGTAACAAATCTATCAGCAGACTAAACCCTCAAAGATCATTGCCAATAAATAACAAAGTgtactattcaatttaataagaCTACTTTAAAGAACAACCTACTCATACAAAGTGTACTATTCCAATAAATAACAAAGTgtactattcaatttaataagaCTACTTTAAAGAACAACCTACTCATACAAAATTGgatcaaattgttcaaaaaagagaaacaaaattgGTCTTGTACTCCGAGTGAAATCCAAAGAGCATACCTTAAGAGGAGGATTATCAGGAGCCAATGCTTCCGCAATGAACTGCGGGCCCAGAGCCGAACTTCCAATGCCAACTGAGAGTATTTGAGTAAAACGACCCTCTGGAGAAGAAGATGGTTTAATCTACAGTTTAAAAATGGATTAAACAATTTGATTACTTAAAATATCCACGATCGATTAGTTTGTAACTGCGAGTTAAAGCGGAATCGCCAAAACTAAACTTACTGCTAATGACGCTATCAGCGAAATCGCAAACTGCGGCAAGAGTTTTATCGATCTGAACTTGCAAAAACGGATTCAGCGCGAGTTTCGAAAACCAATTTAGTTTCTATTATTGGGTTTTCAGAAACcaattatttagtgataaaattttgttaattttgttggtTTATTTTGAGTTCTAATTAGTTTtcgaaattgagtttttaaaaataaagaaacccACAAAAGAATCAGAGATGAACACAAAGTCAATCAGTCAAAACctgataaaaaaaatccatggCTAGAATCAACAGTTAGAGGGGAAGAGAGAAAgagggaagaagaaagaaaatggaaacaaaatgaaaaaaaaagttaaatagaTGGCGTCATATATGACGTCGTGCGCttatgtggcatgccacatggGATACTATGTTGACCTACAGTTTGATTAACGGTTAACTCACGTTGACCGTTAAAAGTGGGctaatttctgaaaaatttgTAACGTTGAGGAtgtcaatcaaaaaataaaaaggtttaggGCACAAAACCAAAAGCCCCCAAACgttgagggttttttttacaattatgctaatttttttttctgtaaagtataagttaatattaattattgaagtaAGCTATATTACAATATGCCAGCCaaagttttaatctttttctgAACCTTCTGAgcaattttttactttttcaaaatattgtacttaacaaataaatagagaaaaacttaaatgaaaaattaacataaataattgtaaatgttaaactcacaatatgatattttacaaagcaaaccaatttaataaatttgtttcgTATATTGCAAATAAGTGTACATTTGGATGTAAAACAAAGTATACAATtgcaaaaaattacaaataacataattatcAGTGTCTTGAATGTGTGCCACAATTGGGTGGGCGTCAGGCATGCCTAAGGTTCTGTCACACTATTTGGGTTGGTGGCTCCTCATCGACTTCATATTCATCTTCACGTGCATGTCAGGGAATTGATTGCCACAATCATCTCATTCCTCCGTCGTTGATTGCTATCGTGTCCTAGTCGCCCATCGTAAATCCTCTTGTTTGAGGCGGCAATTGCGAGGATAACCCATCTCGGTAGAACAATGATGCTGGGGGTGTTCGTGATTCCCAGGTACGAATACCTCTTcggataatgataaatttaggttttaatgtttattcattttgtcattttcatcttcttttttaGGGGGTCGTTTTGGCTCTCAAGTCtcaaacctttaaattttaatcaaattatttatttttagaccagaaaattgacttaattgttaaaattttgatggcATTGACGTGGCAGATCATGTGCATTTTACTAAACTTCActgttaatataaataaatttttctaaaagttttatgaaactctttaaaatttgttgattttaaaatatattttttgaatttttatgaattataatttgaataaatttgaaaactgaTGGGCAAAATCTTTtgattaaaagtatataatttgattaaatttaaaaagttgaatcgcaaaatgattaaaaaaaaaagttcaaagaaaaaataataggcttttaattttaaaaatatttgtgaataattaaaaaatggtttattattttatacactACAACACGACCGTTAAAACGATTCGTTTACTTGCTAGTTTATCAGCCATGCCGCCACCAATGCTCCGCCTTATCTCTAGCACCTCCGTGTCCACCGTGGCTGGCCTCCCGCCGATCCTTACGAAACCTCCCATTTCAAATCAAAGCCTTTCCATCAACCCCAGTGAAGAGAATCGACAGAAAGTGCTCCGCCTTATCTCTCGCAGAGACGCTGCTTTTCTCTCCTTAATCTCCCTCTTTCCTTCCCTACTCCATACCCCTCATGCTTCTGCCTTCTCCATTGGAATTTGTGCGCAATTCTCGCTCtgtatcatttttctttttatcgatttcctttttcttttattgactGCTGTTTGAGTGTCTGTTGCTGTTCGCAGCAGGACCAAAGGATTGGCTTAAAGAGCAAAAGAGGAAGTCTTCGAAATTCCTATTGGCCCCAATCGATGCTTCTCGACAAAGCCTTCACTCTGTTTATCTTTTGCTCAGTAAATTACATTTCTATttctcttccctttttcttctgTAATTACGCTGATCTGTTTGTTGTGTTTCTTTGCTTAAATTTGGTTATTTGGTACTTTTCTTTTTGGAATAGTGGACAAGGAATCAACTATTTCGAATAATGATTTAGAGGAAGTGCAAAAGCTCTTGAAATCTGCCGCTAGGGATTGTGTTGTACAGGAGAGGAATTCCTTTGTTGCATTTCAAGCCAACACCGGAGTCGAGGTTTGTTCTTGTCCTTGAATGAAATCGAAATTTGTTGCGCATGGTTTCTTTAATTCTAAGTGAAAACTGTTTAGGCTTTTGATTCCTTCAAAGTTAATATATAGATACTGCCGTTGTTTTATTCactaaatttaaactcaaaacaaaATCTGAGAGGAATTCCTAATTTTGGGTTATAATTTTGtagtttgattttctttaattcACAGGTTTGCACATTTCGTTTGATTGTGAAAAATGCTTCTTCTTTGCTTGAGAATAAGAATCCTGTTAAGCTGGAAGCTGAAGCTATGCTAGATGATCTTATAAGGTATCCGTGTTATAGTTGCTATTAATCCTTTTTTGTGATCGTGTTATACTTATCTTCATTGCTTGAGacctaaacattttaaattctGGGTGTTGTTTTGTTATAACGTATAAGGAAATGGCAATGAAGTTTTGTTCTTTGCATGCAATGAAGCATGTTTTGTTCCTCAGGTGTTTGTAGGTATAACTCGTTTTCCAGATTATTTTAAAGCATTTTGGGTCATTTTCCTTTAGTCTCCCTAAGATCCAATGCCTGTCGGATTCGGAATACTCCTTCATTCGTTTTCTGTTGAGTGCTAATTCGTTTTATTGCCATCATAACTTGTTTAACGGCTTAGGTTCTTAATAATGTTTGgtgttatttttctttcttggcAGCTCATTTACCTCGCTTAATACTTTGGCAAATGAAAGTGATATCCAAGTTGCTTCCAGTAGGTATGGTTTTTCAGTTTAAACTCAATGTACCCAATGCAGATGGAGTTCATTTCTAGTAATATGCAGCAATATTGGCAACTTTTAAATGAACCTAACAATTCATGGATTCGCATTGTAATcatatattgataaattaccatgtatttcatgtaccaTTCATATTACTTTTTTCATGTAGAGTTGTGTTTTATGTCATGTATTTATTTTACCTTACCAAATAACAGTTGTTGAGTTTTTGTATTTGCAAAgtaataagttatttaattcTTGTTTTCCACAGACAAAGGGTTGCAGATGCACTGAAGGATACCATAACTTCGCTTGACAAATTTGAGCAGGGGATTAAGGACTGCCTGGAAGTATGACAATGGCGGCTTGGCTTCCTTTAGCAACTATAAATTT from Gossypium raimondii isolate GPD5lz chromosome 1, ASM2569854v1, whole genome shotgun sequence harbors:
- the LOC105785058 gene encoding uncharacterized protein LOC105785058, which gives rise to MPPPMLRLISSTSVSTVAGLPPILTKPPISNQSLSINPSEENRQKVLRLISRRDAAFLSLISLFPSLLHTPHASAFSIGISGPKDWLKEQKRKSSKFLLAPIDASRQSLHSVYLLLMDKESTISNNDLEEVQKLLKSAARDCVVQERNSFVAFQANTGVEVCTFRLIVKNASSLLENKNPVKLEAEAMLDDLISSFTSLNTLANESDIQVASSRQRVADALKDTITSLDKFEQGIKDCLEV